A window of the Egibacter rhizosphaerae genome harbors these coding sequences:
- a CDS encoding nitroreductase family protein, which translates to MDDPAVRSTSHERRARPTRPAPTDVPIHPLLAGRWSPRGLDPDRSVDPADVRALLEAARWAPSNGNVQPWRFVVADDEDPAARERLRDCLHTGNAWAHRAPVLLLSLAAREFPAREDKPSRENPYAWHDVGAATLAAAIEATSRGLGLHPMAGFDRAAAAEAVGAPEGLEPVALLALGHPAADPRSVPDELVERDARPRTRTGVDSFVWRGHVGGPAPNGS; encoded by the coding sequence ATGGATGATCCTGCTGTCCGTTCCACCTCCCACGAGCGTCGCGCTCGGCCAACTCGTCCGGCGCCGACCGATGTCCCGATCCACCCTCTCCTCGCCGGACGGTGGAGCCCACGAGGGCTCGACCCGGATCGCTCGGTCGATCCCGCCGACGTGCGAGCGCTGCTCGAGGCCGCCCGATGGGCCCCGTCGAACGGCAACGTCCAACCCTGGAGGTTCGTCGTCGCCGACGACGAGGACCCGGCCGCCCGGGAGCGGCTTCGTGACTGCCTGCACACCGGGAACGCCTGGGCGCATCGTGCACCGGTGCTGTTGCTGAGCCTGGCCGCCCGCGAGTTCCCCGCCCGCGAGGACAAGCCGTCTCGCGAGAACCCGTACGCGTGGCACGACGTCGGCGCGGCGACGCTCGCCGCGGCCATCGAGGCCACCTCGCGGGGTCTCGGGCTGCACCCGATGGCCGGCTTCGATCGCGCTGCTGCCGCCGAGGCCGTCGGCGCCCCCGAAGGCCTCGAGCCCGTGGCGTTGCTCGCGCTCGGCCATCCCGCCGCCGACCCTCGGTCGGTGCCGGACGAGCTGGTCGAGCGCGACGCTCGGCCACGGACCCGCACCGGCGTCGACTCGTTCGTCTGGCGTGGCCACGTCGGAGGGCCAGCTCCGAACGGCTCCTGA
- a CDS encoding DUF6504 family protein, whose translation MTKRVRERVEVVDTLPDRRANDGAPSRFRWKGRIYRVRSILGFWREDTGPWWRHGLEVPQRDLWRVDTSLGIIELVHERGEWRVTRVWD comes from the coding sequence ATGACCAAACGCGTGCGGGAGAGGGTCGAAGTGGTCGATACCCTGCCCGATCGACGGGCGAACGACGGCGCTCCGTCGAGGTTCCGTTGGAAGGGCCGGATATATCGGGTCCGTTCGATCCTGGGCTTCTGGCGGGAGGACACGGGACCGTGGTGGAGGCACGGGCTGGAGGTCCCACAACGAGACCTCTGGCGCGTGGATACCTCCCTGGGCATCATCGAACTCGTCCACGAAAGAGGGGAGTGGCGGGTCACCCGGGTGTGGGATTGA
- a CDS encoding glycine betaine ABC transporter substrate-binding protein, translating to MRLRLLTGAVVLLGAAGCGLSSAAQSEPVTVGVGALGEQQVLAALTVEALERAEVPVERSDELGTTVGLRREAARDRVDLYWDYTGAAWSRGMREPAPPADPIESWERVREADRRNGLLWLEPTDADATFALFVREGSRPNPEAGMSWLAGELSGGERTLCADADFIERPGGLDALADEYAIDLTRLSQQPMSEEEAIAGVASGTCFAGLATATSGAAHAEGLVPVADDLSVFPSFLVAPVARQGSPADRGEIREVLEPLVDALDSATLRRLNAEHEGGEAPDELAERFLDELDELEESPDDAELDGSPDDG from the coding sequence ATGCGACTCCGACTGCTCACCGGCGCGGTCGTGCTGCTCGGCGCGGCGGGCTGTGGCCTGTCTTCGGCCGCGCAGTCCGAGCCGGTCACCGTGGGGGTCGGTGCCCTCGGGGAGCAGCAGGTGCTGGCCGCGCTCACGGTCGAGGCACTCGAACGGGCCGAAGTGCCGGTCGAACGCAGCGATGAGCTCGGGACGACCGTGGGGCTGCGCCGCGAGGCAGCGCGCGACCGGGTCGACCTCTATTGGGACTACACCGGGGCGGCCTGGTCACGGGGGATGCGCGAGCCCGCCCCACCCGCCGACCCGATCGAGTCGTGGGAGCGGGTCCGTGAGGCGGACCGTCGCAACGGCCTGCTGTGGCTGGAGCCGACCGACGCGGACGCCACCTTCGCGCTGTTCGTCAGGGAAGGGTCGCGACCGAACCCCGAGGCCGGTATGAGCTGGCTCGCGGGTGAACTCTCCGGGGGCGAGCGCACGCTCTGCGCCGACGCGGACTTCATCGAGCGTCCGGGGGGCCTCGACGCGCTCGCCGACGAGTACGCGATCGACCTGACCCGCCTCTCGCAGCAACCGATGAGCGAGGAGGAGGCCATCGCAGGGGTCGCCTCGGGCACGTGCTTCGCGGGCCTCGCGACCGCGACCTCCGGAGCAGCGCACGCGGAGGGACTCGTGCCCGTCGCCGACGACCTGTCGGTCTTCCCCTCGTTCCTCGTGGCACCGGTGGCGCGACAAGGATCCCCCGCTGACCGCGGCGAGATCCGGGAGGTGCTCGAACCGCTGGTTGATGCCCTCGACAGCGCCACCTTGCGAAGGTTGAACGCGGAGCACGAAGGCGGCGAGGCGCCTGACGAGCTGGCCGAGCGGTTCCTCGACGAGTTGGACGAGCTCGAGGAGTCCCCGGACGACGCCGAGCTCGATGGGTCCCCGGACGACGGATAG
- the thiE gene encoding thiamine phosphate synthase: MTDRDRAWRRTRLASARLYLCAPATRPDHDLLGFLGAVAGAGVDLLQLRDKEASTDRQRRAATAFRAVAAAEEALFIVNDDPELAGEVDADGVHVGQEDGSVEAARAIVGEDRIVGRSTHSIEQIDEALETDADYLGVGPVNPTPTKEGRAGIGLEPVRHAAAVADRPFFVTGGMSLDTVDPVLEAGAHGVVVVRALTEAEEPARVAGHLAKRIERAG; encoded by the coding sequence GTGACCGACCGTGACCGCGCTTGGCGCCGTACCCGCCTGGCCAGCGCTCGGCTGTACCTCTGTGCGCCGGCCACCCGGCCCGATCACGACCTGCTGGGGTTCCTGGGCGCGGTCGCGGGCGCCGGTGTCGATCTCCTCCAGCTCCGCGACAAGGAGGCGAGCACCGACCGTCAGCGTCGTGCCGCCACCGCGTTCCGAGCCGTCGCGGCCGCCGAGGAAGCGCTGTTCATCGTCAACGACGATCCCGAACTGGCGGGCGAGGTCGATGCCGACGGCGTGCACGTCGGCCAGGAGGACGGATCGGTGGAAGCCGCCCGCGCCATCGTCGGGGAGGATCGGATCGTCGGCCGATCCACCCACTCGATCGAGCAGATCGACGAGGCCTTGGAGACCGACGCAGACTACCTCGGGGTCGGCCCGGTGAACCCGACGCCGACCAAGGAGGGCCGTGCGGGGATCGGCCTCGAACCCGTGCGCCACGCCGCGGCGGTCGCCGACCGGCCGTTCTTCGTGACCGGGGGCATGTCGCTGGACACCGTGGATCCGGTCCTGGAGGCGGGCGCTCACGGGGTCGTCGTGGTGCGTGCGCTGACCGAGGCCGAGGAACCCGCCCGGGTGGCCGGTCACCTCGCCAAGCGCATCGAGCGGGCCGGCTGA
- a CDS encoding thiazole synthase, with product MAAPVTSPTDVPDPGPLVLAGQPLSSRLILGTGGAPSLQVLTEAIEASGSELVTVAMRRLGAGGAGGGRGTLLGTIQECGAAVLPNTAGCQTAVEAVRTAHLAREALGTDWVKLEVVADERSLLPDPVELLDAAERLVDEGFVVLPYCGDDPVVARHLDEIGCAAVMPLGSPIGSGDGIRNPANIATITEAASVPVILDAGIGTASDAAIAMELGCAGVLIASAVTRAQDPARMAAAMRAAVAAGNLAASAGRIPRRLHARASTDPHGMPQLGTAAGESRGDT from the coding sequence ATGGCCGCTCCCGTGACGAGCCCGACCGACGTGCCCGACCCCGGGCCACTGGTCCTGGCCGGGCAGCCCCTGTCGAGCCGCCTGATCCTGGGCACCGGCGGGGCCCCCAGTCTGCAGGTCCTCACCGAGGCGATCGAGGCGAGCGGCAGCGAGCTCGTGACCGTCGCGATGCGGCGTCTGGGCGCGGGCGGCGCCGGGGGCGGTCGCGGAACGCTGCTCGGGACCATCCAGGAGTGTGGCGCCGCCGTGCTCCCCAACACCGCGGGTTGCCAGACGGCGGTGGAGGCCGTGCGCACCGCCCATCTCGCCCGCGAGGCGCTCGGCACCGACTGGGTGAAGCTCGAGGTCGTCGCCGACGAGCGGAGCCTGCTCCCCGACCCCGTCGAGCTCCTCGACGCCGCCGAGCGCCTCGTGGACGAGGGCTTCGTCGTCCTTCCGTACTGCGGTGACGACCCCGTCGTCGCGCGGCATCTCGACGAGATCGGCTGCGCCGCCGTCATGCCGCTGGGCTCGCCGATCGGGTCCGGCGACGGCATCCGCAACCCGGCGAACATCGCGACGATCACCGAGGCGGCGTCGGTGCCCGTGATCCTCGACGCCGGCATCGGCACCGCCAGCGACGCGGCGATCGCGATGGAGCTCGGTTGCGCCGGCGTGCTGATCGCGAGCGCGGTCACACGGGCACAGGACCCCGCCCGCATGGCCGCGGCCATGCGGGCAGCCGTCGCGGCGGGGAACCTGGCCGCCTCCGCGGGACGAATCCCGCGGCGCCTGCACGCGCGGGCCTCCACCGACCCGCACGGCATGCCGCAGCTCGGCACCGCCGCAGGGGAATCACGGGGTGACACGTGA
- the thiS gene encoding sulfur carrier protein ThiS, which yields MARIHVNGEPRTVTEGATVADLVTELGQDPERPGVAVAVDGEVVPRGQWTEAALVEGAQVEVVGAAQGG from the coding sequence ATGGCCCGTATCCACGTGAACGGCGAGCCCCGGACCGTCACCGAGGGCGCGACGGTCGCGGATCTCGTCACCGAACTCGGGCAGGACCCCGAGCGCCCGGGCGTGGCGGTCGCCGTCGACGGCGAGGTCGTGCCGCGCGGACAGTGGACCGAGGCGGCGCTCGTCGAGGGCGCCCAGGTCGAGGTCGTCGGCGCCGCCCAAGGAGGGTAG
- the thiO gene encoding glycine oxidase ThiO gives MADAIVVGGGVIGLSSAWRLAQQGAEVVCCDPSHGRGASWAAAGMLAPVTEVTYSEAAHLRLNLASRERWPAFAESLTRVTGNDVGFRECGALKVARDAGDRAELEQLTEFQHQLGLDVTLLRSREARRLEPALAPGVRGAIDCPQDAHVDNRELIEALSQAARDAGATLPPVEVERVRSDGSRVLGVRLADGGSIDAPTVVVTAGAGTAALAGRTEPDEAVAQALPPVRPVKGQLLHLHAEPGEPPIAERLIRGLLVYIVPFPDGHVVVGATAEERGWDRRATAGAVHDLLRDATELLPGLLEHELLETATGLRPATPDNAPALGPSGPDGLIVATGHWRNGLLLAPITSEAVTAWAAGDAPPEEAHGFGVERFEPRTSGEVPAVGADPEGG, from the coding sequence ATGGCCGACGCGATCGTCGTCGGCGGGGGCGTGATCGGTCTCTCCAGCGCTTGGCGACTGGCCCAGCAGGGAGCGGAGGTCGTGTGCTGCGACCCGTCGCACGGCCGGGGCGCCTCGTGGGCGGCCGCCGGCATGCTCGCGCCGGTCACCGAGGTCACCTACAGCGAGGCGGCGCACCTCCGCCTGAATCTCGCGAGCCGGGAGCGTTGGCCCGCGTTCGCGGAGTCGCTCACCCGGGTCACGGGCAACGACGTCGGTTTCCGCGAGTGCGGCGCGCTGAAGGTCGCGCGCGACGCGGGCGACCGCGCCGAGCTCGAACAGCTGACCGAGTTCCAGCACCAACTCGGGCTCGACGTGACGTTGCTGCGCAGCCGTGAGGCACGTCGGCTCGAGCCCGCCCTTGCCCCCGGTGTGCGTGGTGCGATCGACTGCCCCCAGGACGCGCACGTGGACAACCGCGAGCTGATCGAGGCGCTCTCACAGGCCGCGCGCGATGCCGGGGCGACGCTGCCCCCCGTCGAGGTCGAGCGGGTGCGCTCCGACGGCTCGCGCGTGCTCGGGGTGCGCCTCGCCGATGGGGGCTCGATCGACGCGCCCACCGTCGTCGTGACGGCCGGGGCCGGCACCGCGGCGCTGGCCGGGCGCACGGAGCCCGACGAGGCCGTCGCACAGGCCCTCCCGCCGGTGCGCCCGGTCAAGGGGCAGCTGCTGCACCTGCACGCCGAGCCCGGCGAGCCCCCGATCGCCGAGCGGCTGATCCGCGGGCTGCTCGTCTACATCGTCCCGTTCCCGGACGGGCACGTCGTCGTCGGCGCCACCGCGGAGGAACGGGGCTGGGACCGGCGGGCCACGGCCGGCGCGGTCCACGACCTGCTGCGCGACGCGACGGAGCTGCTGCCGGGCCTGCTCGAGCACGAACTCCTCGAGACCGCGACCGGGTTGCGTCCCGCGACGCCCGACAACGCCCCCGCACTGGGGCCGAGCGGTCCCGACGGCCTCATCGTCGCGACCGGTCACTGGCGCAACGGGCTGTTGCTGGCTCCGATCACGTCGGAGGCGGTGACCGCCTGGGCGGCCGGTGACGCGCCGCCGGAGGAGGCCCACGGCTTCGGGGTCGAACGGTTCGAGCCCCGCACGAGTGGGGAGGTACCCGCGGTGGGCGCGGACCCCGAAGGAGGATGA
- a CDS encoding Stk1 family PASTA domain-containing Ser/Thr kinase: MRSADDPSPAPPDSELRSSPLLFDRQHEWHEQEWEAHSEAGVWPDPHRDAVVRPGELLDGRYRVGARIGAGGMGTIHRGRDERLQRAVAIKVLHAHLADDSDLLARFAREGRRAAALSHPHIVAVHDEGVAGLPYIVMELVDGPSLRDVLRERGRLSPAEAMAALAPVARALGRAHEAGVVHRDVKPENVLIDPEGTPKIADFGIARLLAGTNHTQTGALIGSVHYMAPELVDGARANSATDQYALGIVLFELLTGARPFSGDTPMAVALRHVREPVPPPSESVPEIPTEVDEVVGRATAQDAADRFTDVDAFADALGAAVPDGPQPVVLTAPDDPDGVTLVIGAATTPPAGLVHTPPDPGVEGAPHGPPAPGGFGPPAPDPGMPSHHGTEGPDGIDGDGAHGIDGDGPDGGDAVDGRGAGVEADAESSAATARPRRRGRRVLVVGLLALGLLVGAAGGGLAWWHWVHAPLTAVPSVVGIEQEAALAELRDTGFNHVIADEQHHPDVAEGHVIEQAPSPEQELRPGEDVAITVSLGRRFADVPDVTGLPESEALDEIEAAELEPVREERHDDEVPSGHVIEQTPAPTATSEEQLRQGDEVEVVVSLGIEQVEVPDVVGEDEGAATAALDDADLTLGEIATTWSDEHPTAGTVIGQSMDPGATVDRDSTVDLTVSLGPETIEMPNVRGDGVESAEAELEDRHLEVVVEGIPRPTFGPFTRGEIGLVEEQLPTPGDAVVRGETVTLYTYQE, encoded by the coding sequence ATGCGCAGCGCCGACGATCCTTCCCCCGCGCCGCCGGACTCCGAGCTGCGCAGCTCGCCCCTGCTGTTCGACCGTCAGCACGAGTGGCACGAGCAGGAATGGGAGGCGCACTCCGAGGCCGGCGTGTGGCCCGATCCCCATCGCGATGCCGTCGTGCGGCCGGGTGAGCTGCTCGACGGCCGGTACCGGGTGGGAGCCCGCATCGGCGCCGGGGGCATGGGCACGATCCACCGCGGGCGGGACGAGCGGCTGCAGCGCGCGGTCGCGATCAAGGTCCTGCACGCTCATCTGGCAGACGATTCCGACCTGCTCGCCCGCTTCGCCCGCGAGGGTCGACGAGCAGCCGCGTTGAGTCACCCCCACATCGTCGCCGTGCACGACGAGGGAGTCGCGGGCCTCCCCTACATCGTGATGGAGCTCGTCGACGGTCCGTCGCTGCGTGACGTCCTCCGGGAGCGTGGCCGCCTGTCCCCGGCCGAGGCGATGGCCGCGCTGGCGCCGGTCGCTCGGGCGCTCGGGCGCGCGCACGAGGCCGGGGTCGTGCACCGGGACGTGAAACCCGAGAACGTGCTCATCGACCCCGAGGGCACCCCGAAGATCGCGGACTTCGGGATCGCGCGGCTCCTGGCCGGGACGAACCACACCCAGACGGGCGCGCTCATCGGCAGCGTGCACTACATGGCACCCGAGCTCGTCGATGGCGCCCGTGCGAACAGCGCGACCGACCAGTACGCGCTCGGGATCGTGCTCTTCGAGCTGCTCACCGGAGCGCGCCCGTTCTCCGGCGACACGCCGATGGCCGTTGCCTTGCGACACGTGCGGGAGCCGGTCCCTCCGCCCAGCGAGAGCGTCCCCGAGATCCCCACCGAGGTCGACGAGGTCGTCGGGCGCGCCACGGCCCAGGACGCCGCCGACCGGTTCACCGATGTCGACGCGTTCGCGGACGCCCTCGGGGCGGCCGTGCCCGATGGTCCCCAGCCCGTGGTGCTGACCGCGCCCGACGATCCCGACGGGGTCACGCTCGTGATCGGGGCGGCGACCACGCCCCCGGCGGGTCTCGTCCACACCCCGCCCGACCCGGGGGTCGAGGGCGCCCCTCATGGTCCGCCCGCACCCGGCGGTTTCGGACCGCCCGCGCCCGACCCGGGCATGCCGTCCCACCACGGCACCGAGGGACCCGACGGGATCGATGGCGACGGGGCCCACGGCATCGACGGCGACGGGCCCGACGGGGGCGATGCGGTGGACGGCCGGGGCGCCGGCGTCGAGGCGGATGCCGAGTCGAGCGCCGCGACGGCCCGTCCGCGGCGTCGCGGCCGCCGAGTGCTGGTCGTCGGCCTGCTCGCCCTCGGGCTGCTGGTGGGCGCGGCCGGTGGCGGGTTGGCCTGGTGGCACTGGGTGCACGCACCGTTGACGGCGGTGCCGTCGGTGGTCGGCATCGAGCAGGAGGCGGCGCTCGCCGAGTTGCGGGACACCGGGTTCAACCACGTGATCGCCGACGAGCAGCACCACCCCGACGTGGCCGAGGGCCACGTGATCGAGCAGGCGCCCAGCCCCGAGCAGGAGCTGCGCCCGGGCGAGGACGTCGCGATCACCGTGTCGCTCGGGCGGCGGTTCGCCGACGTTCCCGACGTCACGGGCCTACCGGAGTCCGAGGCGCTGGACGAGATCGAGGCCGCGGAGCTGGAGCCGGTCCGCGAGGAGCGTCACGACGACGAGGTGCCCTCGGGTCACGTGATCGAGCAGACGCCCGCGCCGACCGCCACGTCCGAGGAGCAGCTGCGCCAGGGGGACGAGGTCGAGGTGGTGGTCTCGCTCGGCATCGAGCAGGTCGAGGTGCCCGACGTCGTCGGCGAGGACGAGGGCGCGGCGACCGCCGCGCTGGACGACGCGGACCTGACCCTCGGAGAGATCGCGACGACCTGGAGCGACGAGCATCCCACCGCAGGCACGGTGATCGGTCAGAGCATGGATCCCGGCGCGACCGTCGACCGGGACAGCACGGTCGATCTCACCGTCTCGCTCGGTCCCGAGACGATCGAGATGCCGAACGTGCGTGGCGACGGGGTCGAGTCAGCCGAGGCCGAGCTCGAGGACCGGCACCTCGAGGTGGTCGTCGAGGGCATCCCGCGTCCGACGTTCGGACCGTTCACCCGCGGGGAGATCGGGCTCGTCGAGGAACAACTGCCCACACCGGGCGATGCCGTCGTCCGCGGCGAGACCGTGACCCTGTACACCTACCAGGAGTAG
- a CDS encoding GntG family PLP-dependent aldolase, producing MIDLRSDTVTRPNPAMRAAMADAEVGDDVYGEDPTVRRLEEAAAARFGRQAALYCPSGVMCNQLWLRVLAPGGTEAIVEDNAHVVNYEAGAGALLGHVQFRTVPGSRGVLDPEVVAAAIRPDVFPLTPTSLVCVEQTHNRRGGAVTPLETLDRLRRLTDEAGVALYLDGARVFNAAVAAGVDVADYAALVDGLSFCTSKALSAPVGSAMVGDADAIVEARRWRRRYGGGMRQAGVIAAASLVALEQMTDRLVEDHAHARLLADAVAEVYPEGLEAGTVETNIVCIENVDAAALVEALADRGVRAGALGPSTARLVTHPDVTEDDCRRAAAALKDALADVAR from the coding sequence GTGATCGATCTCCGCAGCGACACCGTGACCCGGCCGAACCCCGCGATGCGTGCCGCGATGGCGGACGCGGAGGTCGGCGACGACGTCTACGGTGAGGATCCGACCGTTCGGCGCCTCGAGGAGGCCGCGGCGGCACGCTTCGGGCGACAGGCCGCCCTGTACTGTCCCAGCGGGGTGATGTGCAACCAGCTGTGGTTGCGGGTGCTCGCGCCCGGGGGCACCGAGGCGATCGTCGAGGACAACGCCCACGTCGTGAACTACGAAGCGGGCGCGGGCGCGCTCCTGGGGCACGTGCAGTTCCGCACCGTGCCGGGTAGCCGGGGGGTTCTCGACCCCGAGGTGGTCGCCGCGGCGATCCGCCCGGACGTGTTCCCCCTGACGCCGACGTCCCTCGTCTGTGTCGAGCAGACCCACAACCGCCGTGGAGGGGCGGTCACGCCCCTGGAGACGCTCGACCGGCTGCGCCGGCTCACCGACGAGGCCGGGGTCGCGCTCTACCTCGACGGGGCTCGCGTGTTCAACGCCGCCGTGGCTGCCGGGGTCGACGTCGCGGACTACGCCGCCCTGGTGGACGGCCTGTCGTTCTGCACCTCCAAGGCCCTCTCCGCGCCGGTCGGCTCCGCGATGGTCGGCGACGCCGACGCCATCGTCGAGGCGCGCCGGTGGCGGCGGCGCTACGGCGGGGGGATGCGCCAGGCCGGCGTGATCGCCGCGGCCTCTCTCGTCGCGCTGGAGCAGATGACCGACCGGCTCGTCGAGGACCACGCACACGCGCGCCTGCTCGCCGACGCTGTGGCCGAGGTGTATCCCGAGGGCCTCGAGGCCGGGACGGTGGAGACGAACATCGTCTGCATCGAGAACGTCGATGCCGCCGCCCTCGTCGAGGCGCTCGCCGATCGCGGCGTGCGGGCTGGCGCTCTGGGACCGTCGACCGCCCGGCTGGTGACCCACCCCGACGTGACCGAGGACGACTGCCGACGCGCGGCGGCTGCCCTGAAGGACGCGCTGGCCGACGTGGCTCGTTAG
- a CDS encoding 6-phosphofructokinase: MTERIGVLTGGGDCPGLNAAIRAVVRHGLESHKLRVHGFRNGWRGPLDVTAQTLTLESTRGLLHLGGTFLGTSRTDPIAEPDGVARIHEALEVYELDGFIVIGGEGTLSAANTLAAEHGVPIIGIPKTIDNDLGGTDYTIGFATALDIATDAVDRLHSTAESHNRVMLLEVMGRNAGWIATHAGIAGGADSILIPEHPFDVHQVCRHLKRRHGSGRSFSIVVVAEGAVPADDTLNLTDYELDQFGRPVLGGIASSLRPIIEAQTGFATRETILGHVQRGGTPNPFDRVLATRMGVRAVDLAVAGEWGQMVGLVGGEVKPVPLAEATRSLRRVPEDHYRAAEVFFG, from the coding sequence GTGACCGAACGCATCGGGGTGCTGACCGGGGGAGGGGACTGTCCCGGCCTGAACGCGGCCATCCGCGCCGTCGTCCGTCACGGCCTCGAGAGCCACAAGCTGCGGGTGCACGGGTTTCGCAACGGCTGGAGGGGCCCGCTCGACGTGACGGCGCAGACCCTCACCCTCGAGAGCACTCGCGGGCTGCTGCACCTCGGTGGCACGTTCCTCGGCACGAGCCGCACGGATCCGATCGCCGAGCCCGACGGGGTCGCCCGGATCCACGAGGCCCTCGAGGTGTACGAGCTCGACGGGTTCATCGTGATCGGCGGCGAGGGGACGTTGTCCGCCGCCAACACGCTGGCGGCCGAGCACGGCGTCCCGATCATCGGTATTCCCAAGACGATCGACAACGATCTCGGTGGCACGGACTACACGATCGGTTTCGCCACCGCGCTCGACATCGCGACGGACGCGGTGGACCGCTTGCACTCCACCGCGGAGAGCCACAACCGGGTGATGCTCCTCGAGGTCATGGGACGCAACGCCGGCTGGATCGCCACGCACGCGGGCATCGCCGGGGGTGCGGACTCGATCCTCATCCCCGAGCACCCCTTCGATGTCCACCAGGTGTGCCGCCACCTCAAGCGCCGCCACGGCTCCGGGCGGTCGTTCTCGATCGTCGTCGTCGCCGAGGGCGCGGTGCCGGCCGACGACACCCTGAACCTCACCGACTACGAGCTGGACCAGTTCGGTCGCCCGGTCCTGGGCGGGATCGCCTCGTCCCTCCGTCCGATCATCGAGGCGCAGACAGGGTTCGCGACGCGTGAGACGATCCTGGGCCACGTGCAGCGCGGTGGTACGCCCAACCCCTTCGATCGGGTGCTCGCGACGCGCATGGGCGTGCGCGCCGTCGATCTGGCCGTCGCGGGGGAGTGGGGACAGATGGTCGGGCTCGTCGGCGGTGAGGTGAAGCCCGTGCCGCTCGCGGAGGCCACGCGCTCCCTCCGCCGCGTGCCGGAGGATCACTATCGAGCCGCCGAGGTCTTCTTCGGGTAG
- a CDS encoding lysophospholipid acyltransferase family protein, protein MTRPLARDRAPLLYRGLHKVVPAALNALFRPSVEGIENVPDRGPAILASNHLSGLDVVLMPAVLQRPLFFVGKSEYFRGPARWFFRNVGVIPVARHGGDAAEASLRKGQEILECGQLLGIYPEGTRSPDGRLHRGKTGPVRLALRTGAPIVPVAMLGTNRAVVRKTPVPRLGRVGVRFGEPIDVQRYAHRGDEKFALRSATDEVMYELMLLSGQEYVDEYAAAVKAGGVPPDVELDAFGQLPDDVFALPEAS, encoded by the coding sequence GTGACGCGCCCGCTCGCGCGCGACCGTGCACCCCTGTTGTACCGAGGGCTGCACAAGGTCGTCCCTGCCGCACTCAACGCGCTGTTCAGACCCTCGGTCGAGGGCATCGAGAACGTTCCGGACCGTGGTCCGGCGATCCTGGCGTCGAACCACCTGTCCGGCCTCGACGTGGTGCTCATGCCCGCGGTGCTGCAGCGACCGTTGTTCTTCGTGGGCAAGAGCGAGTACTTCCGCGGGCCGGCGCGTTGGTTCTTCCGCAACGTGGGGGTGATCCCGGTGGCCCGCCACGGCGGGGACGCGGCCGAGGCCTCCCTGCGCAAGGGGCAGGAGATCTTGGAGTGTGGCCAGTTGCTCGGGATCTATCCCGAGGGCACGCGGTCGCCGGACGGGCGTCTGCATCGCGGCAAGACGGGGCCGGTCCGCCTCGCACTGCGCACGGGTGCACCCATCGTGCCGGTGGCGATGCTCGGCACGAATCGTGCGGTCGTCCGCAAGACCCCGGTGCCGCGGCTCGGGCGCGTCGGGGTGCGGTTCGGTGAGCCGATCGACGTCCAGCGGTACGCGCACCGCGGAGACGAGAAGTTCGCCTTGCGCAGCGCGACCGACGAGGTGATGTACGAACTGATGCTCCTCTCCGGTCAGGAGTACGTCGACGAGTACGCCGCCGCGGTGAAGGCCGGTGGGGTGCCACCCGACGTCGAGCTCGATGCGTTCGGACAGTTGCCCGACGACGTGTTCGCGCTGCCCGAGGCGAGCTAG